Genomic window (Vigna radiata var. radiata cultivar VC1973A chromosome 1, Vradiata_ver6, whole genome shotgun sequence):
ATAGGATCAATCTTTCATTCATTTCATACCCTTTTGCTTGTTTTGGTCACTCTTTACTATATCATGTATGGATTCTTCCTGGAGCAGTGTCTATTACCATTTTTTTCTGTGTTTGATGGTTTCACCATTTTTAGTGATGAAAGAACGCTGTTGTTCCTTGAAAAATAAGCTATGTTAAGGGTTCAAAATGCTTAGAAAATAACCCATGTTgttacttttcattttcatttctcagGAAGTAATGATATAGAAGACGCTTGAGCCTGTATAACATGGAAACCTACTGCTGCTGTCTGTCACAAAAGCTCTtggatttgttttgtttttcatttttttttccttcatgaAGGGTTGTGATTTTGTCAAGAGTAGAAAAAGAGATAGCAGAGTGGATAGGGGAGTttccaaaattaatttgaagaaaaaaaaaacctcaactGAAAAAGAATGAACTTACCAATAAAATCTTTGATTGTTGTTTCTGGGCTCTGTatgttttgtttccttttcaCTTATTCATTGTTTTCTGCATAGGTTGGATTAGTTTTGACTTTGATATCAATGTTTTGACATAGAAATTGAGATgcaaaatttttctttttagtttgcAGAACACATGGCTAATTTGGAGAGAGATGAGGTGGCAATTCTATCAGATTGTCATCCTCAAGTATCAGTTGAAGTCCTTGATTCTAGATTCCCAAGGCATGTATCTAGGACTCGAAGTGTATCAATTTCTATTCCCACCACACTCACAGAGCCACTTGAAAGAGATACTAATATTGTGGGATACACTGGTCCCCTACGAATTCAGAGAATAACTCCATTTAATCAGATGAGTGGTCCATTGCATGTTACTAATAGACCTGGAAACCTTTTTCGGCAGAATAAAGTGGCACCCCAGTCACAAGCAGAAGAAAGTAAGACAGAAAATTTTTCTTCATGCTGTGGCATCATGGGTGAAAATGATTTGCAGAACTATGCTTGCAAGAATGAACATTTAGTTAGGTCCGGTCCACTGGGAATGTGTAGTGATCCATATTGTACAACATGCCCAACTTACTTCAAGGCTATTCAGAAAAGTAGTTCAAATGCTTCGGGTATATTTAATCATGAGGTatagaataaattatactttCCTTTCTCTTAAGAAGCTTATGACTGCTACATGTTGAAGTTTCCTTAGATTACACTTTGTTTGTCAAGGTTCTTCAGTTTTTGCATTGATCATACTCAAGAATTTTATACTAATGTGTATGCTTCTGCtatatagtttaattataaGAATTGCTTATGGTTTAATATGATGATATTTTGTAAGAATGCCTAGGTGATTTTTTGAAACTACAACTTCTAAAGCGGCCAAAGGTTTTTATGTTTGTACATAATATCATGgtgtattttattcttattgtgGACTACTTTGTTGTttccataaaatattttttcacaagGTGATAAGATTTGGAATAGTTACTGCAGTTGGACCTAAAATGGAAATACAAGCTATTTTGTCATGCATGTATATGCATAAAAAAGAGATGTTGTGGTTCTAATTATGGTCTATTTTTTGGTTATGTTGGCAATAATCTTTCAcattttgaaatctatttttCCATTTGTGGACATTTGATCTTATGAATCACCTTGACAATATTAGCTTCATTTACTCAacaattttcaacttttgatATTTTCAGTTTCGGAATACTCTTTGCGATGATGCCAAGAATTGGGCGAGAAGACTTTTTACTTTCTTGATTCCCCATGTTCCTAGAGTTATCAATCCTCATAATAAACTTGTACAACAATggaatcaattttttataatatgttgctTGGTGGCAATTTTTGTGGATccgtcattttttttcttgctctCTGTGCAGAAGGTATGGTTTAACCCCTTTATCACGATTCAAAATATTGCATGCTGTACTAGTTAGTTCCTATGTGATTCTTGTTATTTTCTGACTTTCTTATGCAGAATAATAAGTGTATTGTTATAGACTGGGCTTTTACAAAACTTCTTGTTGCACTtagaagcatgaatgatttcaTACACTTCCTAAACATTGTTCTGCAGGTAATCTTTAAGACTTTTCTAGCggttgtttatttctttgtaaCTGTTTAACTACTTTTCTTATATTAAGTCACTTTGAGACAtgtatttaaaagttttctctCTGTAAGTGACTAAGAGGATATAACATAATCTGCTGAATGTTCCTTAAGGCAACCTATGAATCATATTTGTTTGCTTCTTTTTATCATCAAATGTTTGTCTGCAGTTTAGGTTGGCTTATGTGGCTCCTGAGTCTAGGGTGGTTGGTGCTGGGGAGTTAGTTGACCATCCAAAGAAAATAGCTCTTCATTACATTAAGACATCTTTTTTCATTGACTTATTTGTTGTCCTTCCACTTCCTCAGGTAAATTTCTCTCCATTTCCCTTTCTGCTTATGTTCACAGCAGTATCATTTGCATCTAATGTGATTTTTTCATGATCAAGCACACAATCTACACTATGTTTTCATTCCTTGTCACTAACTTTGGGTGTATACTATTTTATGAAGACAGAAGCAATTTGAGGTGAATAATTTTCTGTTTGTCAAACTCATGATCATGGTATAATTCTGTGAAATATTTGCAGATATTCATATTGTTTGTCCTACCATCGCACTTAGGGGCAGGGTCAGCAGGAGCAAACTATGCAAATAACCTTTTGCGCATTGTGATCCTCGTCCAGCATATCCCTAGACTATGTAGAtttcttcctatgatattttcTCCAGCTGGATTCGTATTCGAGTCTCCGTgggcaaatttctttataaatctTTTTACCTTTGTACTGTCTGGCCATGTTGTTGGATCCTGGTGGTACCTCTTCAGTTTGCAGGTAGGTTAAGGCCTTTCCTTTACATAATTGTATTTCCTGCcacttttttctataatttctaattttaaattgacaTAGCTttgaaattcaatataaattgtAAAGGAAATGAGTCCCTGTGATTTTGTGAGCTACATTAAGTTTTAAAGCATTATTTGGTAATCTCAAGCTGTGTTTATGTGaacaggaaaaagaaaatggttgcATACTTCTGATATCCTTTATATTGTACATTATTGTTAAAGTGGAATGTGAATTATGTTCATAAAAGTTCATCATTgatgaatgaagaaaaaaaaatcatcttgcATTCACTCACACACATTTTATTACTACCAACTAATAATGAAATGATGACCAGAGATTCAATTAAAAGTTGGGAAATTTCAGTTATGTGGCTACATCAAATATAGGTTCATATCCAGTTATTAATTTTAGCATTCTTTCTATATCTTCTCCCAGAGGGTTAATCAGTGTCTACGAGAGGCCTGTGATACCACACATATTGCTGGATGCACAAAATTCATCGATTGTGGACATGGAATAACTGAAGCATATCAACATAACAATAGTTGGCATAATTGGAGGAACAATCCTGTTGCAAATGCTTGTTTTACTGAAGATGGTTTTCGTGATGGTTATGGTATCTTTATTAAAGCTGTCAACCTTACTGCACATCCTAATCTATCTACTAGATATTTCTATTCATCATTTTGGGGATTTCAGGTAACTTTGTTTAAGTTTATCATGTTACAAGTATAGTTGTGAGGTGTACTTTTATTAGAACTTACGAGATATAAAGCTTTCCTAGTGTTGAAAATTGAGGCAAGATAGCATGCAAAATACTGTCTTCTAGAGTAAGAAATTCTAAAAATGAATATCTACGAATCTGGAAAAGCCTCATTGAAATTATATTGGGAACAAGATACTTTGTTGATGTATATAAATGACATgctttttaattcaatatttatttttcaaatagatGAAATCCTACTAATGCTCTGTGCGTGTTTTCTGCAGCAAATTAGTACACTGACTGGGAATTTAATCCCTAGCTATTTTGTTCCCGAAATCCTTTTTACTAAGGCCATTCTTGCGTCAGGACTGTTGCTGTTTGCTCTTCTCATTGGAAACATACAGAATATTCTCCAGGCTCTTGGACGCAGGTAGAATGTCATGCTTCATGTATGGAAAACATCATTAGTTTATACCTAGAACACAGTACTATGACTAACAAGTGTTGTTTGAGGACAACATTGTCTTCTCTCCTCCtctcttaaataatttattttttagagttcCTTTAAggaatattttacaaatttatctaATGATCTACCTTGAATACTGAAGGATTTGTGAGCTTCATAGAAAGAAATAAGTTGCACTGCTTTCTCTCCCTTGTATGTGGTTGGATTAATACAGCCTTTTCTAAAGTTGTTGCCTTTACTTTGATCTAAATGTAACTCAATATAAGTTCATTACCGGTTTCATGACTTTGGAACTGGGACTTTTTGGCTTGATGGTTTTATCTATGAGTTCTGGACTTCAAAGAGCTCTTATTCTAGTAGCTTTTCTAGAGTAATTTTGGCTAATAAATTTACCActtgttatatattaaatagttagcaacataaatatatatttatgtagaTTTTGTCTTCTTACTTTCTCTTAAAGGAAGCTAGAGATGTCACTTAGGCGACGTGATTTTGAGCAATGGATGAGCCACCGGCGCTTAGGAGATGATATAAGAAGGTACAATTCTTTCCCATTATGGTCAGACTTGTATTTCCCTCAGAATTTGTTGttaaattggttaaaattttcTTGTTATAACTCTACTCTTTTCCAAAGCAACATTTTTGGCAATGTATATATTAACTTCAAGTAGAAAATATTACTACTTTACAGGTAAAAATAGATCAACTCAAGTAAACAACTATTGCAGAATCTTTTACTGAGTGACCAATGATagtttgcttttcttttttaccttGTAATACCTTGAATCTCTATATATGTGTTTCTGACTATGCTTCCACCTGAATGCATTTGCTAAAATGCATTATGCACTGCCAGTGTATAGGACAAGAGTGTTGATGGAAAAGGGTTATCTACAAAAAAGAGACTACTTACCAACTTTAGCACTAGTGTATAGTATAGAACTGCAATACACTTATACATGATTATTTTTCCAAAAGCCTAATTCCTTCCTCTGAATTAATGTCATACTCCACCAATGTGGAATATGATCAAAGACAACTATGAGAAGCTACTAATCATTGCCACACTATTGGAGGCTATTGCATGTTTGTTTGAGCAAATGCTTAAAACAGTTTCACAATCTGTCACTTTTATACAGGCATTGAAATCATATGATTTATCTGGTTGATATAATGTGAGAGAGATTCCATTCCACTCATATGATTGGTCTGTCATGTAGGAGAGTGCGACAGGCTGAACGATATAACTGGGCTGCAACAAGGGGGGTGAATGAAGAAATGCTCTTGGAGAATTTGCCAGAAGACCTCCAAAGGGAAATTAGACGTCATCTCTTCACATTTATTAAGAAAGTTAGTACAGTAGTTTCCTTGTCATCAATTCACTGGTTATATAGATTTTGCAAGAGATATAACTTCTGTGTTCATGAGCTCTAGAATTTGATCTTTGTTGTTCCATTATGCTAAATCAGTTGAGTTTTATTACAAGATAGGGTGATTTTGTGCATTGTCCACACTTCAAGCTTAAAAAATGGATCTTACATTGTGTTTTATATGCTGCAGGTTCGAATTTTTGCCTTATTGGATGAGCCTATCTTGGATGCCATATGTGAGAGGCTAAGGCAGAAAACATATATCAAAGGAAGCAAAATTTTGTATGATGGTGGTTTGGTAGAGAAGATGGTTTTTATTGTGCGTGGAAAATTGGAGAGCGTTGGCGAAGATGGAATCAGTGCTCCCCTTTATGAAGGGAGTGTCTGTGGTGAAGAACTTCTGACATGGTGTCTTGAGCATTCCTTAGCAAGCAAAGGTACATTTCACTTCTAGAAAACAAAAGCATTAGAAAAGTAACAACTTCTCCAAGGTACTGTTTGATATAAAAGTAgaaactgttttgaaaaaattgaagcatTTATCATATTCAATGCTTACATTTTTACCTGAGTTGAACTATTCAGCCTTATTTGCAGTTTT
Coding sequences:
- the LOC106770601 gene encoding probable cyclic nucleotide-gated ion channel 20, chloroplastic — its product is MANLERDEVAILSDCHPQVSVEVLDSRFPRHVSRTRSVSISIPTTLTEPLERDTNIVGYTGPLRIQRITPFNQMSGPLHVTNRPGNLFRQNKVAPQSQAEESKTENFSSCCGIMGENDLQNYACKNEHLVRSGPLGMCSDPYCTTCPTYFKAIQKSSSNASGIFNHEFRNTLCDDAKNWARRLFTFLIPHVPRVINPHNKLVQQWNQFFIICCLVAIFVDPSFFFLLSVQKNNKCIVIDWAFTKLLVALRSMNDFIHFLNIVLQFRLAYVAPESRVVGAGELVDHPKKIALHYIKTSFFIDLFVVLPLPQIFILFVLPSHLGAGSAGANYANNLLRIVILVQHIPRLCRFLPMIFSPAGFVFESPWANFFINLFTFVLSGHVVGSWWYLFSLQRVNQCLREACDTTHIAGCTKFIDCGHGITEAYQHNNSWHNWRNNPVANACFTEDGFRDGYGIFIKAVNLTAHPNLSTRYFYSSFWGFQQISTLTGNLIPSYFVPEILFTKAILASGLLLFALLIGNIQNILQALGRRKLEMSLRRRDFEQWMSHRRLGDDIRRRVRQAERYNWAATRGVNEEMLLENLPEDLQREIRRHLFTFIKKVRIFALLDEPILDAICERLRQKTYIKGSKILYDGGLVEKMVFIVRGKLESVGEDGISAPLYEGSVCGEELLTWCLEHSLASKGCRKARIPRQKLVSNRRVICLTNVEAFSLRAADLEEVTGLFARFFRNPRVQGAIRYESPYWRCFAATSIQVAWKYRMKCLRRAKTT